A window of the Syntrophothermus lipocalidus DSM 12680 genome harbors these coding sequences:
- a CDS encoding HDOD domain-containing protein, which produces MTNITLEQLVASVDDIPALPSVTIQVIKLTEDPDSTAEDVNRVITQDQGLTAKVLRLANSAYYGFPRRIRTVTEATVLLGFQTIKSLALAASVSEVLNREVQGYALPAGELWRHSQAVAISCRMIARTVKFRNQEEAYTAGLLHDIGKVILNRHLQEAYQEVIDSVQKNGTSFIEAEEKILGFNHAQVGSRIAEKWNLPDGLVEAIACHHSPGAARINSTLTSIVHLADAMVMMMGIGLGVDGLDYSFEFSTLHALGLSDKSVEEMMARLSEILADESCFLL; this is translated from the coding sequence ATGACGAACATCACACTGGAACAACTGGTGGCCTCGGTAGATGACATACCGGCCTTGCCCAGCGTGACTATCCAGGTTATTAAGCTTACCGAAGATCCCGATTCGACTGCTGAAGACGTCAACCGGGTGATAACCCAGGATCAGGGACTCACCGCCAAGGTTTTGAGGTTGGCCAACTCGGCGTATTACGGGTTTCCACGGAGGATAAGGACTGTAACGGAAGCTACGGTACTCCTCGGTTTCCAAACTATCAAGAGTCTTGCTCTTGCTGCTTCTGTTAGTGAGGTCTTGAATCGGGAAGTGCAAGGCTACGCGCTGCCGGCGGGAGAGCTTTGGCGTCATTCCCAGGCGGTAGCCATTTCTTGCCGGATGATAGCGAGAACCGTAAAGTTCAGGAACCAGGAAGAGGCATATACGGCCGGCTTGCTCCACGATATAGGCAAGGTTATACTTAACCGCCACCTACAGGAGGCATATCAGGAGGTCATCGACAGTGTTCAAAAGAATGGAACCTCGTTTATAGAAGCGGAGGAGAAGATCCTGGGGTTTAACCACGCCCAGGTCGGCTCTCGGATTGCAGAAAAGTGGAACCTCCCTGACGGATTGGTGGAAGCCATAGCTTGTCATCACTCGCCGGGTGCCGCCCGTATTAATTCTACTTTAACCTCGATTGTTCATTTAGCTGATGCTATGGTCATGATGATGGGGATAGGTTTAGGGGTGGACGGACTCGATTATTCATTTGAGTTCAGTACATTACACGCGCTGGGGCTCTCAGACAAGAGTGTCGAAGAGATGATGGCTAGGCTGAGCGAAATTCTGGCTGACGAAAGCTGCTTTCTTTTGTAA
- a CDS encoding type II toxin-antitoxin system PemK/MazF family toxin — protein sequence MTIKRGEVYFAQLNPVVGSEQGGIRPVLVVQNDIGNQYSPTTIVLAITSQINKAKLPTHVELRAAKYGLDKDSVILGEQIRTIDKTRLKQRIAFLDEETMAKVNHALEISLGLVDA from the coding sequence TTGACAATAAAGCGTGGTGAAGTCTATTTTGCCCAACTCAACCCGGTCGTCGGCTCAGAGCAAGGAGGGATCAGACCGGTTCTCGTAGTTCAGAACGATATAGGTAATCAGTATAGTCCTACCACCATCGTGTTAGCTATTACATCGCAGATAAACAAGGCCAAGCTGCCTACGCATGTGGAACTTCGGGCCGCAAAATACGGTCTGGACAAAGATTCGGTCATACTGGGAGAACAGATACGCACTATCGACAAGACCAGGCTCAAACAACGGATTGCCTTTTTGGATGAAGAGACCATGGCCAAAGTGAATCACGCCTTGGAAATAAGCTTGGGATTGGTCGATGCCTAA
- a CDS encoding amidohydrolase, whose product MLAIRGGRVYTMSAAGVLNNATVLIDGDRIKAVGFDVEIPAGCEVIEAADKHVCPGLIDAHCHLGLEEEVYRVEGDDLNETTDPLTPYLMALDGINFWDIGFTDAVRAGVTTVLVLPGSANVIGGQAALLKTWGPRPLDMVYRSSWGLKAALGENPKRVYGSQNKAPRTRMASAAMLREAFYVAAKSLDQPKDLKAKDEFEQMPLGKVLQGKMPLYIHVHRADDILTALRLKDEFGIDMVIQHGTEAFMVADELAARGVKVALGPLLVNRAKVELKEVSFRNARRLHEAGVEFCFITDHPVIPIQYLSVCAGLAVREGLDEEVAMAAITSRAAVILGMQDEIGTIEEGKKADIVIFSHHPLEIKARAEAVLVGGRLWRDTCHG is encoded by the coding sequence ATGCTAGCGATACGTGGGGGTAGGGTTTATACGATGTCAGCTGCCGGGGTCCTGAACAATGCGACTGTTTTGATTGACGGAGACCGGATAAAGGCAGTTGGCTTCGACGTGGAGATTCCCGCGGGATGCGAGGTCATAGAGGCGGCTGATAAGCACGTGTGCCCAGGGCTGATCGACGCCCACTGCCACCTGGGATTGGAGGAAGAAGTCTACCGGGTGGAAGGGGATGACCTGAACGAAACCACAGACCCTCTGACTCCGTACCTTATGGCCTTGGACGGCATCAATTTTTGGGATATCGGGTTTACCGATGCGGTTCGTGCCGGAGTGACAACGGTCTTGGTATTGCCGGGAAGTGCCAACGTTATCGGGGGGCAGGCGGCTTTGCTCAAGACTTGGGGCCCCAGACCTTTGGATATGGTTTACCGCAGTTCTTGGGGCTTAAAGGCGGCGCTGGGAGAAAACCCCAAAAGAGTCTACGGATCCCAGAACAAGGCCCCGCGTACCCGCATGGCCAGCGCTGCCATGTTAAGGGAAGCGTTCTATGTTGCGGCCAAGTCATTAGATCAGCCTAAGGACTTGAAAGCCAAAGACGAATTCGAGCAAATGCCTTTGGGTAAAGTGTTACAGGGGAAAATGCCTCTTTATATACATGTTCACCGAGCGGATGATATTTTGACTGCTTTGCGTTTGAAGGACGAGTTCGGGATTGATATGGTCATACAGCACGGAACCGAGGCTTTCATGGTAGCTGACGAGCTGGCGGCAAGAGGAGTAAAGGTGGCATTGGGCCCGCTTTTGGTCAATCGGGCGAAAGTGGAGCTGAAGGAGGTTTCGTTCAGAAACGCGCGGCGCCTTCACGAGGCCGGGGTCGAGTTTTGCTTTATTACGGACCACCCGGTAATTCCCATTCAGTATTTGAGCGTTTGCGCGGGACTGGCGGTAAGGGAAGGACTGGATGAAGAGGTTGCGATGGCGGCGATTACTTCTCGGGCAGCTGTCATATTGGGGATGCAAGACGAAATAGGCACGATTGAGGAAGGGAAAAAGGCGGATATTGTGATTTTTTCCCACCATCCACTGGAAATCAAAGCCAGAGCTGAAGCCGTACTGGTGGGTGGGCGGCTGTGGAGGGATACTTGTCATGGATAA
- a CDS encoding pseudouridine synthase — MRLARYLAAAGITSRRKAETLIQAGRVKVNGRVVRELGFVINEEKDQVELDGWLLHREEPVYILLNKPSGYLCTLADTHGRPTVVDLLRGVTQRVYPVGRLDYDTEGLLLLSNDGDFTHLMTHPRFEIEKVYEAWVQGMVSRKAIERLRAGVIIDAVKTAPAKVRVLAKRKDRTLMEIRIHEGRKRQVKKMCASVGHPVVALKRTRFGDLTLDGLRPGEFRYLTKDEVEYLQNLAKGQIR; from the coding sequence TTGCGTTTAGCTAGGTACTTGGCGGCTGCAGGTATAACCTCGCGTCGCAAGGCTGAAACCTTGATTCAAGCGGGAAGGGTTAAGGTCAACGGCCGGGTGGTCAGGGAGTTAGGATTTGTAATAAACGAAGAGAAAGACCAAGTGGAACTGGATGGGTGGCTTTTGCACAGGGAGGAGCCTGTCTACATTTTACTGAACAAGCCTTCAGGTTATCTATGTACTTTGGCCGATACCCACGGGCGACCCACGGTAGTAGACTTATTAAGGGGCGTGACCCAACGGGTGTACCCGGTCGGGAGGTTGGATTATGATACCGAGGGCCTGCTTTTGCTTTCAAATGACGGTGATTTTACCCATCTGATGACGCACCCCCGCTTTGAGATAGAAAAAGTGTACGAAGCTTGGGTTCAGGGGATGGTCAGCCGCAAGGCGATAGAACGGCTTAGAGCAGGGGTAATAATTGACGCGGTTAAGACAGCCCCGGCTAAGGTTAGAGTACTAGCAAAGCGAAAGGATCGGACGTTAATGGAAATAAGGATTCATGAGGGGCGAAAGCGCCAGGTGAAGAAGATGTGCGCTTCCGTAGGACATCCTGTCGTTGCCTTGAAACGGACCAGGTTTGGCGACCTAACCCTAGATGGGTTACGGCCCGGGGAATTTCGCTATTTGACCAAGGATGAGGTGGAATATTTACAGAACCTAGCAAAAGGACAAATTAGATAG
- a CDS encoding CopG family ribbon-helix-helix protein, which produces MSASRRIMITVPENLLLELEDIYVAESKNRSEIIREALRMYLGERRKRLINEQMKKGYMEMADINLTLACECSSADYEALIQCLERLITE; this is translated from the coding sequence TTGTCGGCCTCGAGAAGGATAATGATCACCGTACCGGAAAACCTATTACTGGAGCTGGAGGACATCTACGTTGCCGAGAGCAAAAACCGAAGCGAGATTATCCGCGAAGCCCTCAGGATGTACCTGGGGGAGCGCAGGAAAAGACTTATTAACGAGCAGATGAAAAAAGGATACATGGAGATGGCCGATATAAACCTGACCCTCGCTTGTGAGTGTTCCTCGGCTGATTACGAGGCCCTGATACAATGTTTAGAAAGGTTAATAACGGAGTGA
- a CDS encoding gamma-glutamyl-gamma-aminobutyrate hydrolase family protein has product MGVRIGITCSFEPDENRHYLRRDYIDKILNAGGVPVILPPTNDRDVITEYKETCHGLLLAGGGDVDPVNWGEEPHPDLGTVDPTRDEFELALMKCAMEEDLPVLGICRGAQVINVAFGGSLYQHLAGGISHQQKAPPSHAFHGILVVRDTRLYRISGSDTLRVNSFHHQAVREIGENLIISATACDGVIEAVESVCHRFILGVQWHPELMTDKVSENLFKALVDAGRERIKN; this is encoded by the coding sequence TTGGGGGTAAGAATAGGGATCACTTGCTCTTTTGAGCCGGACGAAAACCGTCATTACCTGAGAAGGGACTACATAGACAAGATACTGAACGCCGGGGGTGTGCCTGTAATCCTGCCGCCGACGAATGACAGAGATGTTATAACGGAATACAAGGAAACTTGTCATGGCTTGCTCCTAGCCGGGGGTGGGGATGTTGATCCAGTTAACTGGGGCGAAGAGCCGCATCCTGATTTAGGAACAGTGGATCCAACAAGAGATGAGTTTGAACTGGCCTTGATGAAGTGCGCTATGGAAGAGGATTTGCCTGTTTTGGGAATATGCCGCGGGGCTCAGGTCATAAACGTCGCTTTTGGAGGGAGTCTGTACCAACATTTGGCGGGAGGAATTTCCCACCAGCAGAAAGCGCCCCCAAGTCACGCTTTTCATGGTATATTGGTAGTAAGGGACACCCGCTTGTATCGCATTTCTGGTAGTGATACTTTAAGGGTGAATAGTTTTCATCACCAAGCAGTGCGAGAAATCGGAGAAAATCTCATCATATCTGCGACTGCTTGTGACGGAGTGATAGAAGCGGTAGAGTCGGTATGCCACCGTTTTATTCTTGGGGTGCAGTGGCATCCGGAGTTGATGACGGATAAAGTCTCGGAAAATCTGTTCAAGGCGTTGGTCGATGCTGGCCGAGAAAGGATTAAGAATTAA